One part of the Macrobrachium rosenbergii isolate ZJJX-2024 chromosome 3, ASM4041242v1, whole genome shotgun sequence genome encodes these proteins:
- the LOC136851743 gene encoding S-antigen protein-like, with product MFKGKDDEMFKGKEDEMFKGKEDEMFKGKEDEICKGKEDEMFKGKEDEVFKGKEDEICKGKEDEMFKGKEGEMFKGKEDEMFKGKEDEMFKGKEDEMFKGKEDEIFTGKEGEMFKGKEDEMFKGKEDEMFKGKEDEMFKGKEDEIFKGKEDETFKGKEAQMFKGKEDEMFKGKEDEMFKGKEDEMFKGNEDEGVARRILIRRRGNLQLCIVRECGIRIML from the coding sequence ATGTTTAAAGGGAAAGACGACGAAATGTTCAAAGGGAAAGAGGACGAAATGTTCAAAGGGAAAGAGGACGAAATGTTTAAAGGGAAAGAGGACGAAATCTGTAAAGGGAAAGAGGACGAAATGTTTAAAGGGAAAGAGGACGAAGTGTTCAAAGGGAAAGAGGACGAAATCTGTAAAGGGAAAGAGGACGAAATGTTTAAAGGGAAAGAGGGCGAAATGTTTAAAGGGAAAGAGGACGAAATGTTCAAAGGGAAAGAGGACGAAATGTTCAAAGGGAAAGAGGACGAAATGTTCAAAGGGAAAGAGGACGAAATTTTTACAGGGAAAGAGGGCGAAATGTTTAAAGGGAAAGAGGACGAAATGTTCAAAGGGAAAGAGGACGAAATGTTCAAAGGGAAAGAGGACGAAATGTTCAAAGGGAAAGAGGACGAAATATTTAAAGGGAAAGAGGACGAAACGTTCAAAGGGAAAGAGGCCCAAATGTTTAAAGGGAAAGAGGACGAAATGTTCAAAGGGAAAGAGGACGAAATGTTTAAAGGGAAAGAGGACGAAATGTTTAAAGGGAACGAGGACGAGGGCGTGGCACGAAGAATCTTAATAAGAAGAAGGGGTAACCTTCAGCTGTGCATAGTTAGGGAATGTGGCATACGAATTATGCTTTAA
- the LOC136851756 gene encoding S-antigen protein-like: protein MFKGKEDEMFKGKEDEMFKGKEVEMFKGKESEMFKGKEDEMFKGKEDEMFKGKDDEMFKGRDDEMFKGKEDEMFKGKEDEMFKGKEDEMFKARGRNNKGKEDEIFKGKEGEMFKG from the coding sequence ATGTTCAAAGGGAAAGAGGACGAAATGTTCAAAGGGAAAGAGGACGAAATGTTTAAAGGGAAAGAGGTCGAAATGTTTAAAGGGAAAGAGAGTGAAATGTTTAAAGGGAAAGAGGACGAAATGTTCAAAGGGAAAGAGGACGAAATGTTCAAAGGGAAAGACGACGAAATGTTTAAAGGGAGAGACGACGAAATGTTCAAAGGGAAAGAGGACGAAATGTTTAAAGGGAAAGAGGACGAAATGTTTAAAGGGAAAGAGGACGAAATGTTCAAAGCTAGAGGACGAAACAACAAAGGGAAAGAGGACGAAATTTTTAAAGGGAAAGAGGGCGAAATGTTTAAAGGGTAA